The nucleotide window CCACGAATACACTCGAGCTTCAGGCTTTCATCAGTGTCATTTAGCAACTCTTTGACCAGATCTTGTTTATAGGCAGCAGTCATCTCCATGTTCTGTAAAAAAAAGGACATTTACAGTGTCATTATTGTGAGTTAGAATAAACAACTCTATTGCATTCAAGATTGTGAGGTAACATGTGGCATTTTCCTATTAAccagaaaaaatatatgatgttTGAGGAAGAAAAGACCCATACTCTGTTATTATCACAAGTTCGAGTGAACACCCCCTCATTGTGCCTGGGATACTGAGGCAGAGGAGGGTTTTCAATATCCCTTGCATGTGCTagataaagaaaatacaaaacaaagtGGCCAAATCAAACCAAGCAAACTTCAAATAATcactcaaaataataaattgaaatgacaaaagtaCACTTAATAGATAACCATTACCCGAGTAATTACATGGACGAGGAACAGGTTTGATGGGCGGAGCTGCATTCTCAGTGATAAGTCCCTGTCACATAACGATGGGATAATATCAGCAAAAGACAGCCCATGAAGACAAAAACATATCAAGTAATGATCATATCATTGATAATTAAATGGTTTAGCAGCTTCCAGCAAGTAATATGATTCTACCACACGAAACACTCAAGATTGTGAGGTAACATGTGGCATTTTCCTATTAAccagaaaaaatatatgatgttTGAGGAAGAAAAGACCCATACTCTGTTATTATCACAAGTTCGAGCGTACACCCCCTCATTGCGCCCGGGATACTGAGACAGAGGAGGGTTTTCAAAATCCCTTGCAAATGCTagataaagaaaatacaaaacaaagtGGCCAAATCAAACCAAGCAAACTTCAAATAATcactcaaaataataaattgaaatgacaaaagtaCACTTAATAGATAACCATTACCCGAGTAATTACATGGACGAGGAACAGGTTTGATGGGCGGAGCTGCATTCTCAGTGATAACTCCCTGTCACATAACGATGGGATAATATCAGCAAAAGACAGCCCATGAAGACAAAAACATATCAAGTAATGATCATATCATTGATAATTAAATGGTTTAGCAGCTTCCAGCAAGTAATATGATTCTACCACACGAAACACTCAAGATTGTGAGGTAACATGTGGCATTTTCCTattaaacagaaaaaatatatgatgttTGAGGAAGAAAAGACCCATACTCTGCTATTATCACAAGTTCGAGCGTACACCCCCTCATTGCGCCTGGGATACTGAGACAGAGGAGGGTTTTCAAAATCCCTTGCAAATGCTagataaagaaaatacaaaacaaagtGGCCAAATCAAACCAAGCAAACTTCAAATAATcactcaaaataataaattgaaatgacaaaagtaCACTTAATAGATAACCATTACCCGAGTAATTGCATGGACGAGGAACAGGTTTGATGGGCGGAGCTGCATTCTCAGTGATAACTCCCTGTCACATAACGATGGGATAATATCAGCAAAAGACAGCCCATGAAGACAAAAACATATCAAGTAATGATCATATCATTGATAATTAAATGGTTTAGCAGCTTCCAGCAAGTAATATGATTCTACCACACGAAACACTCAAGATTGTGAGGTAACATGTGGCATTTTCCTATTAACCggaaaaaatatatgatgttTGAGGAAGAAAAGACCCTTATTCTGTTATTATCACGAGTTTGAGTGTACACCACCTGATTGCGCTTGGGAAATTGAGACAGAGGAGGGTTTTCAAAATCCCTTGCATACTCTagataaagaaaatacaaaacagaaTGGCCAAATCAAACCAAGCAAACTTCAAATAATcactcaaaataataaattgaaatgacACAAGTACACTTAATTAATCGATAACCATTACTCGAGTGTAGAGGAGGCGGAGGCGGAGGCCGAGACCGAGGCGGAGACGAAGACCCAGGCGGAAGCGGAGGCGGAGACTGAGGCCAAGACCGAGGCAGAGACGGAGACCGAGGCCAAGACCGAGGCCGAGACCGAGGCCGAGGCGGAGGCGAAGGCAGAGGTGGAGGCAGAACTACATTCTCAGTTATACCTCCCTGCCACATAATGATGggataatatcatcaaaagacAGTCCATGAAGACACAAACATATCAAACAATGATCATATCTTCGATAATTAACTGGTTTAGCAGCGTCCAGCAAGTAATATGGTTCCACCACACTAAATACTCAAGATTGTGAGGTAGCATGTGGCAATTTCCTCTTAAccagaaaaaatatatgatgttGAGGAAGAAAAGACCCTTACTGTGTTACCATCATGAGTTTGAGTATACAATACTTGATTACGCTTGGGATACTGAGACAGAGGAGGGTTTCTAGCATCCCTTACCTCCACCagataaagaaaatacaaaacagaGTGACCAAATCAAACGAAGCAAACTTCAAATAAtcactcaaaatcataaattgaaaCGACAGAAGTACCCTTAATTAATAGATAACCATTACTCGAGGGCAAACAACGAGGAGGTGAAACTACATTCTCAGTGATACCTTCCTATCACATAACGATGGGATAATATCATCAGAAGACAGTCcataaaaacataaacatataaagTAATGAACATATCATTGATAATTAAACGATTTAGAAGCTTCTATCAAGTAATATGATTCCCCCACACGAAACACTCAAACACCCTACCCTTAAACCAGGATCAGACTCGGACTCCAGGCTTTCATCAGTGTCAGTTGGCGACTCTTTGACCGAATCCTCTTGTGTCAAGGCAGCACTCATCTCCTTGTTCATTGTTTTGAAGTCAAAGGTCTGTCTATAACAATAGTCAATAACAATCAACTGATAATCACCCtcagaagaaaattttgacaaattttgttttttgatcAGTTTTAACATAATAGAGTTTAGATTCGTTTATTCAAAACTAACAGGTGTTTTTTAATTTCgaaataattttatgtgttaGTACAAAAATCCCAAGCTCAAATaaacatttgattaattttgggtggatgaaaatgaataaatgataagaatatatcattaattaaaataactaaaaaagtgaaattgaaaCTGAATCTTTTGGCCCTGGAAAATAAGAATTGCACCAGAGAGTTCTTCCTCGCTCTTGATTATATTTCAGCTCGTAccataatatatttgattttatagatGTGTCACTTAAACTTATGCTATCTCACTGCCTCACCTTGTATTACTATATTTATCTGTAATGTGCTTCCTCTTCTGgctttatatttgattttaagggTGTGTATAATTTacttcaaattgtaaaattaaac belongs to Mangifera indica cultivar Alphonso chromosome 2, CATAS_Mindica_2.1, whole genome shotgun sequence and includes:
- the LOC123203202 gene encoding formin-like protein 3 isoform X7; amino-acid sequence: MLKLIKKQNLSKFSSEGDYQLIVIDYCYRQTFDFKTMNKEMSAALTQEDSVKESPTDTDESLESESDPGLRGGITENVVLPPPLPSPPPRPRSRPRSWPRSPSLPRSWPQSPPPLPPGSSSPPRSRPPPPPPLHSKYARDFENPPLSQFPKRNQVVYTQTRDNNRIRGVITENAAPPIKPVPRPCNYSAFARDFENPPLSQYPRRNEGVYARTCDNSRGVITENAAPPIKPVPRPCNYSAFARDFENPPLSQYPGRNEGVYARTCDNNRGLITENAAPPIKPVPRPCNYSAHARDIENPPLPQYPRHNEGVFTRTCDNNRNMEMTAAYKQDLVKELLNDTDESLKLECIRGQCSIYRVPKKIRSVNEQVYTPEIGEELVYSKATRQCQIKTGFLIYLVQ
- the LOC123203202 gene encoding uncharacterized protein LOC123203202 isoform X6; the protein is MLKLIKKQNLSKFSSEGDYQLIVIDYCYRQTFDFKTMNKEMSAALTQEDSVKESPTDTDESLESESDPGLRGGITENVVLPPPLPSPPPRPRSRPRSWPRSPSLPRSWPQSPPPLPPGSSSPPRSRPPPPPPLHSKYARDFENPPLSQFPKRNQVVYTQTRDNNRIRGVITENAAPPIKPVPRPCNYSAFARDFENPPLSQYPRRNEGVYARTCDNSRGVITENAAPPIKPVPRPCNYSAFARDFENPPLSQYPGRNEGVYARTCDNNRGLITENAAPPIKPVPRPCNYSAHARDIENPPLPQYPRHNEGVFTRTCDNNRNMEMTAAYKQDLVKELLNDTDESLKLECIRGQCSIYRVPKKIRSVNEQVYTPEIPRLDVFDSTECLLRNIMALEQCLYRENAQVCNYVELMDYLINDETDVELLIGSGIISNHMGDDASVATMFNKLNQHIPKSKSSYHNLSEQLKEHYNNPWNRAKTTLKRVYFSNPWRSTATVAAIILLFLTIIGTICSILQVV